TAAGCGAACTCtcttccatttaaaaaaataaatgttccTTAGTTGGAAAAGGGTCCATAGCGAGAAAcccttaaataaaatatttttatataataaaataattgtggatttcaattagtttaattgataaagtttctgatggttaaataaaagatctggggttcaattctCGTCTGCTATCTTATTCTGAAGATAAAGAACTTATCATTAGGAGTGATTGCCATAAGTTGCAACTCCCTCTctcaaatacacacacacacatattaggTTTTGAAGATTTatgattaaatatttagaatcatattttagttttgtgttGGCAAATTGAGAACAAATATGTCTAGTCTATGTGTTAGGCAATGTTTAAAGGTGTaggtttcaagtttcaagttctACCTGACTGTAGAAAAGGGGAGTCATATTCTACCaagctcaatcgatcgagaatcgcAGAAATTAGATTCTGCAGAATGTTTAAACAAGGCCCAAGCTCGtgaaaacgtttagggttttaTTCTAACTTGGTCCACATATGAAAGAGAAACCCTAACTCTGTTTTTCAGATTTtttggaagacttgtgtgttacctttgtgagatctgagaggttttGTACCTTTTTATTACACAAGAATCTACTGGAGTAAGATCTACAATTAAGCGGTGGTAGAACCTAGTTGTTGTTACGAGATCATTATTAATGGTGATTTGAAACCTTTTAATGAGATCTTAAAGTCACAAGTGACGGTGCTTGTGTTGCAATAAATCCAAGGAGAGAAGGAATCTATGGATTCGGAGTTTGCATGTGAttgtgtcagtaagttactacatgaggtagtaataaatttaagattaaatctagttgcaaaaaatttgaTTCTCTTATactggatttgttttaccttgaggatagctaggtcaaatcatttctaggtttttaccttgaaacggttaGTTTCATCaattttcctaggtcatcatattgtggtgttatttacttttccgctactgtgcatgatatgatatacacttgtttaacctagatttgaataataaacctaataatcaacttggttaattgattaggttaaacaatctagttcaAGGGGTCTAAATgaacaaacaatatatataataaaataatttagtgaTTAAGACCAAAATATGGTTGTTTATACTATATTTGTTTACTGATATAAATCAACACGTTGTGCTAGAAAAAAGACACGTGTGACTTGGCAACCATGTGTAAACATCCCATTTTACAAGCTAATTTAACCTCATTTGCATCTCATGTGCATATCATCGTCACATCACAGGGGTAAAACTATAATTTAATCTGATAATTTGATTTCCAATTGCATTGCATGAAATAAATCAATGTGTCATAACACTATTGGTTGAGGGTATGATTTATTATAGGATTGTATGCACTTGATTCAATCCTggaaacaaatttttaattaattcctTAAAATcgattaattaaaattttaattaattccttaaaattaattaattaaaattttaattaatttaattaaattctttGAAATTAATTTGCTAATCTTTGAAACCAAGAAAGTCTGAAAAGAAAGTCAAAATTCAAAGGAAATCATATCACAATTAAAACTAGAAAGAAAcataccaaaaaggaaaaaaatctaGAAGGGTCTAGAACCAAATGTCAATCGACACTTGGACCAGAACCTCCAAATTTCTTTCCATTTTGCGTTTTCTTGTTCCCCACTCAATTTGACCTTAATCCCAATGTTTTGTacacaaaaatccaaattttttggAGTTTCACATCGCCTAGAGACTTATTCTTGACCCCTGGCATGTAGTATAAATACCCATCTCTAGTATCAAACCAAAACACACCATATATCCACTTCCTCCCCAAATTTCAAAGAAACAtatggtctctctctctctctctcttctctctctctctctctctctctctctctctctctctctctctctctctcgttagTAGTTTTGATCTTTTAATTATTCTATAGTTCTTTTGAATCAAAGTATGCATTTTATTTCTAGTTCTTCATATGTTCTTGAATGCTAGCATGTTAGATCTAGGTTGTCTTTGGAATGTGCACTAGGGTTTTAGAGCATATAAAATATAGGGCTAGTTGCAACTTACCCACTTGTGATTTGGCCGAAATTTAAATTGCTTACCCATGGTTTGAATTTTGACACTTTATCCACTTGAGGTTAGCTCAGTTAGGATTCTGTAACCCACTTCAATTAAAAATgaggctaaatatgtaattttgctcccattttatgtctctctcctccaaaacataaaaaacataaaagaacaagggaaaacaagaacaaaaagtgAGGGCTTAGTTAAAATTAAGAACAAGAGTgagggttttgtatgagatatttTGTGGAATTGGATCTTTGGTGCTCTGCTTTTTAAGATCCATGTTCAGATCTATATGGATTTATCATTGTAATTGTATTTTCTCAGCTTCTGCATTTGTTTTTCCTACTTTTGCTTTtctgtagtttttattttattttttttattgtgggTTTTCGTTGGACTTTGACAATATTGCTGGAACCGAGTAAAATACATAACTGCTATGGATGGTCCGATACTGAATAACCGAGTATCTCCTCTAGATGGAAGAAGATTTTCTTTGAAAAGTAATTTTGTCCCATCTGCTAGAGCTTGAAGAACTCCTAAGGGACCGGAATATTCGGGTCCAATACGTTGTTGTAGCCCTGCGGATATTTCTCTTTCTAACCATACAATTACTAGTACGCCTATTGTGATTCCTAATACAAGAGTAAAAATAGGGGCAAGCACCCATATAAttccccttaaacacaaccaaattaacctagttatttagccaagtgattaacttaggtacaTTATGagttctaggttaacacatatcaATCATATTATTGTCaagtgcggaaaataaagaacacaacagtatgataacttaggaaaaccaaaccagtaaaaaacctggggaggatttaacttagctatcctcaaggtaaaattaaatccactatgaaagaattgaagtttacacaatagcgacttagaccactaacatcctattactacctcgagtaggaaacttactaccacgatcacgtgacagcttcgagtccacggactacttctttcttggattcttagcaagcacaagcactcctgtttgtatatctttaagctcttgaatttgCAACTGAATtaatcaccaagctcttgacatcaatctagatcttgataataCTAAGTTTATGTGAAGGCAAATACctctaaatctcacaagagattcacacacacaacataaagaGCATTcaaaaagactctagagagcttttgggtacaaaccctaaATACAAGAAGAGgcacttttctctctctgaagcctttaaaaacgtgcttagggtttcctttatatagtgggagaagtagatctaaaaccctaatccttaatgggcttaaACTGCTGTTTGAGccaacttaaaattctgcaaaaaattcTTGATCCAGGATTCTCGATCGAGTGAGCCTTgcataaatagataaataatttcctgcaattacttgattccaaacttactttaaaccaaactttgagcaagtccaAACCTAGACTAAGTATTTTGATCATGGCTTGCCAACACAAtgcacattgaagttctaatacattagtccctaaggtcttagaacctaacaccttataatgtttcaagaaaatgttttttttttctttatgtcttGTTTTTTAAACAGGCATATGGTTTGATACGTAGAGCTTGCTGGAAATCATAATATGATTGGAGATATTTAATTTCCTTCTGTTGATCATGTGAAAGATCGGCTTTTATGAAAGTATACTCATCATATTTGATCAACAAGTATTTTTCCACATTATCATTGTGAGGTGCCGAAGATCTGAAGACCCAAGGATCCAAAGAGCCGAAGACACGGAGACATACTGAAAGGTCTAATGAGCAGAGGAGAATAAAGAAATATGCCCGAGGATGAAGTGGAATGGGTgggtaaaggaagaaaaagagattgaTGATGTAGGGgacatattgcaaatatctgggtGTGGCTGGATAACTATGAGCGTCGCATTAAATGTCCTGTACTAACCATTATGGCCGCATTAAATAGGGAATACCGACTTTGTCCGTTGCATTAATATAGACATGACCTGCATTAATATagacatgacctgaacagtacagaACACAAAGTTAGAGCGTTTCTCCATTACCGACGGATAGGTGTCAGGGGAAGGGATTGAGTAGATGGAAAGGTGTAGGGCTGAGATGATAAGGGCAAAGGATATAAATAAGGGAGGAAAAACTCAGAAAggggacttttgttgttgttaccctctctacaaattcattgtatttggATCTCTAATCAAAGAACGGATTGTGGTAGTTTGTTTGTTATATGATTTTTGGTctttacaattggcgccgtctgtgggaacaacaaaATGAGACGTTCTGTTTAAAGGTATATGGCAGAGGCAAGTCCAGAATGAGAAGAATTAGTAAGTTCACAAAGAAGGGACTTAACCGTAAGTCTCCAACGGGGAGTAGGGAAGGGACATACTTCAGGGGTGGTGGTGGAATCACATCGTAGCGGTCAGGGGGCTAAGCAACGATCACCAACTGAGGGGCAAATGTCTCGCAACGATGTGTTGCAACAAATGCAGTCTGAGATAGATAACTTACGCAGGTGTTTAGATAGTAAGAAACGGGGAAGGAAGAGCTCTTCTTGTTCTTCCAGCGACAATCCGGAAGCAAAATTTGGAGGAAAGGAGCTTCTAGCGTTTGAGTCTCTTCACAATGAGGCCCATGGTAGCGCTTCTTCGGGTGTTAGGACAAAGAAGTAGAAGGAAACGCAAGGTGAAGGTGGAGCATACCACGATGATGGAAACAAGGAAATGGGTAAAGCTCTGaggtaaatttcaaaatccccCTTTGTGGCCAAGATAAATAGGACAAAGCTCCCCCGCAGGTTTTCTCAACCTATATTTACTATTTACAATGGAAGGACTGACCCTATAGAACACgtcaattattttaataaaaaaatggtcgTCTACTCGAATAATGAGGCGCTGATGTGCAGAGTGTTTCCCTCCAGTTTAGGGCCAGTAGCCAAGTGGTGGTTTGTTGCTTTGGCCGAAGGTTCCCTGGCATCCTTTGAAGAATTGACTAAGGCATTCGGGGCACGGTTTATAACTTGTAGTAGGATCCCAAAACCTTTGGATGCCCTACTATCTATGTCCATGAGGGAAAAGgaaacactcaaaacctatTTCGACCAATATTGggaaatgtataatgaaattgacgGAGATGTGGAGAATGTGGGTGTGAGAACCTTTAAGGTGGGGCTTCCCACAGAGCATGGATTAAGAAAGTCCTTAACAATGAAAGCCGCTATAGATATGCGCCAGCTTATGGACcggatagataaatataaacggGTGGAAGAAGATCAGATGCAAAGCAAAGGAAAGGTGAAGGTGTATCCGGAGAGAAAAGATCTTCGGGGAGTGGGGTTTCAAGATAGCCGGTATAAACGAGACTTTTCAAGTCACCCAATGTCCACTAGAACTCTTCTGGTTAATTCGTTATTCAAGGAACCTATACATCACATATTGGAGAAAATTCGGCATGAACCGTATTTTAGACCACCCAACAAGATGAGTGGAGTTGCATCCGCGAGgaatcaaaatcttcattgcCATTATCATCAAGACAAGGGACATACCACAGAAGATTGTCAGACATTGCGTGATCATCTGAACCAATTAGCTAAAGCTGGGAAGATCAATCACTTCCTAGCTAAACCGGACGGGCAAGTGGGGCAACAAGTTACTCGGAAGTATTGGGGTAATACTCCTCAACCAGCTCTAGGCACCATTAACGTCATTCTGCGCAGCTGAGAAGAGAGGTCGGGGAACCTTTACGGATCATGTCCGTGCAAAACGGTTTTGGAAATAAAGTCATGGAGGAAAACAATCATCTGGTTAAAATAATGAAGTTCTCGGCGACGCCGGAATTGGGGTTCTCTGATAAAGATAAGAAGGGCATGTATCAACCCTATGATGATGCATTGGTGGCAACTATTCGTATCGGGGGATATGATGTAAGGCGAGTCTTGGTGGACGATGGAAGTGGTGCAGAAATCATGTATCTTGATTTATTTAATGGCTTAAAGTTGAGAGAAGAGGATTTGGAGAAATATGACTCCCCATTGGTAGGCTTTGATGGAAAACAAGTAATTCCACGGAGGATGATTAAGTTACCTGTACAGGTGGAAGGTACCGAAGTCCAAGTTAACTTTATAGTAGTCATGGCATATTCACTGTACACGGCCATTTTGGCCAGGCCTTGGCTCCATGAAATGGGAGTAGTTTCGTCTACTTTGCACGTAATGGTGAAATATCCTATCTGAGGAAATGTGGGAGTATTACATGGCAGCTAGTTGGTAGCTAGGCAATGTCTGATGTCTGCAAATATCAGAACAAGCCAAGGTTCATTAGCGAGGGAGACCCCGGAAGcatcatagcaattaaagaaATCTGCTCGGGAAGTAGGTGGTGATAAGGATGGAGGTTCTGCCGAGGAGTTGGACAAAATATTTATAGGAGAAGATAATGAGAGATATTTTCAAGTGGGATCAAAGTTACCAGTGCGGGAAAGGGAGGAGTTGGTTCAATTCTTACAggataacattgatgtttttgcatggacaaCCTATGACATCCCGGGAATTGATCTGGAATTCATTTGCcaccatttgaatgtcaatcccaATGCAATGCCCCAGAAGCAGCCTCCTCAGCGCGCATCCCAAGAGCATGCAGAGGCAGTTGAGGAGGAAGTTAGCAAGCTAAAGCAATCAGGGGCaattaaggaaattttttatcccgagtggctggccaacactgttgtggtaaaaaagaagaacgaaaaatggagagtttgtgttgacttcacggatctgaacaaGGCATGTCCAAAGGATCCCTTCCCCATACCCAGAATtaatcaattggtggatgcaactgttgggcatccccagatgagtttcttggatgcttttcaaggttatcatcaGATCCCTATGTCACTGAATGATTAGGAGAAGACGGCTTTTCAGGCTCTTAATGGAAATTATCATTATcgagtgatgccctttggtcttAAGAACGCAGGCTCCACTTACCAACGAATGGTTACTAGAATGTTTGATTCGCAGCTGGGCGTAATATGGAGGCATATATCGATGATATGGTGATCAAAAGTAAAAATACGGGAGACCATTTGAAGGACTTACACGAAACATTCTCAGTACTAAGGAAGTATAAATTGCGTTTGAATGCATCTAAGTGCTCTTTCGGAGTAAGCTCGGGAAAGTTCCTTGGGTATATGATAACTCATcagggaattgaagttaatcctgaccAAATCAAAGCCATCTTAGGGTCGCAtcctcctcggaatcctaagGAGGTGCAAAAACTAGTTGGCATGTTTGCagccttgaataggttcatcTCTTGGTCTGAGGATAGGTGTCGACCTTTTTATCGTCTTTTACACAAATGGAAGGATTTCCAGTGGACAAATGAATGTAACTTGGCTTTTGAAGGTTTGAAACAATACTTGACAAACCCCCCGATATTATCAATGTCGGAAAAAGAAGAGGTGTTGTATGCCTATTTAGCTGTCACGAACCATGCTGTAAGTCTTGTCCTAATACGGAATGATGACGGGGTTCAAAAACCCATATATTATATTAGCAAATCTTTACAAGAAGCCGAGCAGTGATATCTACCCTTGGAAAAAGCTCTTCTAGCCGTGGTACATGCTACAAGGAAGCTgcctcattattttcaagctcatacaATAGTGGTGCTCACCTAGTTGCCTCTGCAGGCTATCATGAGGAAATCGGACTACACGAGTCGCGTAGTCGAATGAGGAACCAAGCTGGGAGcttatgatattaaatatatgcccCGGACAGCCATTAAAGGGAAGATTCTTGTCGATTTCGTGGCCGAATTAACAAAAGGTGAAACTAATCAAGAAGATGCAATGATGACTGTAATGACTGTTGGACTGGAGAACGTCCCTCTTTGGGAAGTCCATACGGATGGGGCATCAAGTCGAAAGGAAGCCGGGATTGGAGTTGTGTTAATTACTCTCGAGAAGCTAGTTCTGGAAAAATCATTGAGACTTGGATTTCTAgccactaacaatgaggccAAGTATGAAGCTCTTTTGGCGGGCGCCCAAATGGTTAGGCATTTGGGAGGAGAAATAGTGGAGTTGTATTATGATTCTAGGCTAGTTGTCGGATAAGTTAATGGAGAGTTTGAGGCAAGAGATGAGAGAATGAAGAAGTATCTTGAACGAGTCAAAGGGGTGTTAAGTTTGTTTAAGAGTTTTCAAGTACGACAGATTCCAAGAGGGCAGAACGCTCATGCCGACTCATTTGCCATGTTAGCCACATCGTTGGGCTCAAAGTTGCCATGGATGGTAATGGTAGAGGATTTGTTGACCTCTAGCCTTACAAGCATCTCGGCGGTCAGGGTTCATAGCATTCGCGTGGGCTCGAGCTGGATGGATCCGATTGTAACCTTCCTACAGCACGGTGTATTACCTGAAGATAAAATGGTAGCCGAGAAGGTACGGAGAAGTGCTCCTCGATATTGGCTGTCGGAAGAACAAAAGCTGTACAGACGATCTTACTCGGGGCCATATTTGCTCTATGTACATCTTGAAGCTGTGGAGCCCTTGTTagaagagttacatgaaggaATATGTGAGAGTCATACTGGAGGAAGAtcattagctcatagagccatgACTCAAGGGTATTGATGGCCAAACATGAAGAGGGCCTCCCAAGAGTATGCTAAAAAGTGTGATCAGTGTCAAAGGTTTGCgccaaacattcatcaaccagggggtgCCTTAAATCCATTGTCTAGTCCGTGGCCCTTTGCTAAGTGGGGCTTGGATATCGTTGGACCTTTTCCTCGGGTAGTTGGTAATAGAAGATGGCTCCTAGTCGGCACGGATTATTTTacgaagtgggtggaagccgaaCCGTTAGCCAATATCAGCGATGTGGATGCAAAGAGGTtcatttggaagaatatcataACTCGCTTTGGAGTCCCACATACCTTGATTTCTGATAATGGACtccaatttgatagcaaggctttctGCCAGTATTGTGCAGATATGGGAATAAGGAATGGATATTCAACACCGGcgtatcctcaaggaaatggtcaagcCGAAGCTACAAATAAAGTTATTTTGGCTGGATTAAAGAAGCGTTTAGACGATGCTAAAGGACGCTGGGTAGAAGAATTGCCTCATGTGTTATGGGCCTATCATACTACGCCCCGAAAATCGACAAGcgagacacccttttcaatgacatATGGAATGGAAGCTATAATCCCATTGGAGTCGGGCTTTCCCACCTTCAAATCCGATCAATATGACGATATAAGTAATCGTGACATGCTACATGATAGTTTGAATACCAtcgaagaaagaagagaagtagcTAGTGTGAAGATGGGAAGCTACCAACAGAAACTCAAGCAAACATATGATAAGGGAGTTAAATCAAGACCTTTGGTACTAGGCGATTTGGTGTTAAGAAAAGTGGTAGGAACAGCGAGAAATCCTGCTTAGGGTAAATTAGggcct
This genomic stretch from Castanea sativa cultivar Marrone di Chiusa Pesio chromosome 1, ASM4071231v1 harbors:
- the LOC142625720 gene encoding uncharacterized protein LOC142625720, with the protein product MKKYLERVKGVLSLFKSFQVRQIPRGQNAHADSFAMLATSLGSKLPWMVMVEDLLTSSLTSISAVRVHSIRVGSSWMDPIVTFLQHGVLPEDKMVAEKVRRSAPRYWLSEEQKLYRRSYSGPYLLYVHLEAVEPLLEELHEGICESHTGGRSLAHRAMTQGY
- the LOC142625713 gene encoding uncharacterized protein LOC142625713, producing MVVYSNNEALMCRVFPSSLGPVAKWWFVALAEGSLASFEELTKAFGARFITCSRIPKPLDALLSMSMREKETLKTYFDQYWEMYNEIDGDVENVGVRTFKVGLPTEHGLRKSLTMKAAIDMRQLMDRIDKYKRVEEDQMQSKGKVKVYPERKDLRGVGFQDSRYKRDFSSHPMSTRTLLVNSLFKEPIHHILEKIRHEPYFRPPNKMSGVASARNQNLHCHYHQDKGHTTEDCQTLRDHLNQLAKAGKINHFLAKPDGQVGQQVTRKYWGNTPQPALGTINVILRS